The DNA sequence AGGAAAGGGTACATAAAATTGGATTGAAGTCAAGCTTGATCGAGGGTTTATCACCTCAAGTTGGCTTGATAAGTTTCCAAATGCAAGGCTCACTAATCTTGAAGTCTCTACCTCAGACCACTGCCCGATTCTCCTTGTCCCTGCTGTCCAAATCCAAAGACCATCAAGTCGTAACTTCAAATTCGAGAATGCCTGGCTCCGCGAGCCAATGTGTaggttgttggaattattttaccaggaacttagatctactcacaagtatgttgatttatcCTTTCCTGAAAAAATAACAAAGTGTTTTGACGTGCTAGCCGATTGGGGAAGAGAGATCACTGGCAACTTTCAGTCCAGAATTTCTCAATGCAAAAAAAGAATTAAGCTGTTAAAAGGGAGATGTGATCATGATTCGGCCAAGAGATATAAGGAGGAAAATGAAAGGCTTGCTGAGATGCTTACTAAGAAAGAGATATTTTGGAGACAGAGATCAAAGCAGTTATGGCTAAAGGAAGGTGATCACATCTCTAAATATTTTCATGCTGCTGCcaaaacaagaaaacaaaacaaTCAGATTAATTCTCTCCGTAATGATTCTGGTACTATGGTTGGATGGGATGATGGACTTCAATATGTCATGGTTGGTTACTTTCAACAACTTTTTACCCCCACGGTTACTAGTTGGAATCAGGTGATAGATTGTATTCCAAAAACTATTACCCCGCTTCAGAATTCGCTAATTGTGGTACCGATTGAGGAGTGTGAAGTCAAAAAAGCCTTATTTCAGATGCACCCTGACAAGTCTTGGGACCAGACGGAATGAGTCCAGGATTCTATCAAATATTCTGGGATGTCTTGCGTCATGATGTCGTTCAGCTGGTTAGAGATTTTTTTCAGAATGCAACTTTTCCAGATCAATTACCTGCTACCACTATTGTCCTTGTGCCCAAGAAGAAACAACCAACTTCGATGACTGAAATTCGACCAATCTCTTTGTGCAATGTCCTATACAAAGTCATCTCTAAGGTACTTGCCaatagaattaagttggttctTAATAAGGTTATATCTGAAACTCAAAGTGCGTTCATTCCTAGCCGATTGATTACCGATAATATCATGGTTGCTTTTGAGATAATGCACTACATGAACTAGAAAAACTGCAGGAAGAAATGGAGTCATGGCCCTCAAATTTGACATGAGCAAAGCATACGATAGAGTGGAATGGGGTTATTTGCAGGCTGTTCTTACTAAGATGTGGTTTGATAATCATACAACTTCTCTCCTAATGAGTTGTGTCACCTCGGCTAGATACCAGATTGCTCATGCTAGCAAGTTATTTGGCTCTATTATTCCTGGGAGAGGGTTACGTCAAGGAGACCCCTTATCCTCTTATTTGTTCATTATTTGCACAGAAGGCTTCTCGGCATTACTGAAGCATTATGAGCACAGACAACAGTTAAGAGGCATTCAAATTGCTCGTGGGGCTCCAACTGCATCCCATATGTTTTTTGCAAATGGTAGCTACATATTTTGCAGAGCTAATGAGAGAGCAGCTTCCAATGTGCAATCATTGCTGAATGTGTCCGAGCAAGCTTTGGGACAAAAGATAAATCCTAACAAGTCATCAATCTTTTTTAGCCGAAATACTGATGTTCATACAAGAGACGTCATTTGTGGTGATATGGGAATACATGAGGCTGATGACCATGGCACTTACTTAGGCCTTCCGAATATAATAGGCTTGAAAAAGTCAGCAATCCTCGAGTTTTTGAAAGAGAAAGTGCAGAAGCGTATTCAGTCCTGGGATGGTAAACTTCTGTCAAAGGCGGGTAAAGAAATACTGCTGAAAACTATTGTCCAAGCTCTCCCCACCTATGCAATGAGCGTCTTTCTGTTACCAATTGAAACAAGTAAAGAGATGGAACGTGCTATGTGCAAATACTGGTGGAGTTCTTCTTCCAAAAAGGATAAGAATATTCATTGGATGAGTTGGGATCGTATATGCAAGCCTAAATTGCAAGGAGGTTTGGGTTTTCGCAATCTATATGATTTTAATGTTGATCTATTTGGAAAACAAGGTTGGAGATTGATGGTACAACCTCCCTCTCTTGTTATCCGGGTGTTTTAAGCCAAGTATTACCCCAATGGCTCCTTTCTTTCAGCTGAGATAGGTGGCAGCCCAAGTTTTGTGTGGAGAAGCATCATGGAAGCTCAACTACTGCTCAAAAAAGGAGCTGCAATTCGGGTATGTTCTGGTGCATCAGTTAATATTCTAAATGACCCTTGGTTGCCTGATATTTCAGACCCTTATGTGCACACTGTATGTGATTCCCTCCTCGACAAAAAGGTATCTCAGCTAATGTCCATAGACCAAGATCAATGGGATATGGATATACTCCATGACATCTTCAATGAGAGagatattaacttaattgttagtATCCCTATTCAAGTCACAGAGCCGGATATTTTGTACTGGAAGAAAGAAAACTTAGGAAACTATTCTGTGAAGAGTGCTTATGCTATCATTCAAGAAGGGAAACAGCCGCTTGCAACACCTGACCTTTCAGGTTTCTGACGTAAGTGTTGGAATTTAAAAGTCCCTCCAAAGGTGAAGAACTTCTTATGGCAAGCCTCTACTAATTGCCTTCCCATGAAAACTCAGCTCCAAACAAAGCATGTGGCTGTCAATGCTATGTGTCCTTTCTGCAATCTCGAAAATGAAACTATAAACCACATTTTGGTCACATGTTCTTTCTCTAGAGCCTGCTGGACAGAGCTAGAACCAGGTATTTCTACTGATGTGGCTAGCACGTTTCCTAGTTGGCTCAAttggattttcaaaaattggagTGGAAGAAGTAGACAGCTGGTGGCTATGCTATGTTAGGCACTTTAGAAGAGTAGAAACGAACTGGTGTGGAATCAAAAGAATGTTGAAGTCAAGGATGTTGTAGTGTTGGCACAAACGGTTCTTAATCAATGGCTTTATGCTCAAGATAAAAATTTCGATTCATCTTTAGGATTACTTTTTCCTGAAGATGGTAATGAGCATTGGACCTTACCAAATGTTAATACGATTAAGATTAATACCGATGCTGCAATATTCTCTTCAACCAACTGTTACTGCTACTCTTGTGTTGCTAGATCTCATAATGGTACACTGTTGGAAGCCAAAGCCAAATGTGTAAGAGGAGTTGTCTCTCCTGAGGTTGTCGAAGCCATTGGTATACATGAAGCTTTGAGTTGGATTAAAGAAAAACAATAGAGTCGTGTGGAAGTAGAATCGGACTGCCTTGTTGCTATTCAATCTATCCGTAGCTCTTCTACCATGTTTTCTTATTTTGGTAGAATTATCACTAAATGCAAAAGGTTGTTGGATGAATTGAAAGATTGTTTTGTTTCTTTAAAGTTTGTTAAACGGTCTGCAAACAATGGAGCTCACTATTTAGCGAGATCCACTTGTTCTATTGCTGATCGTAGTTTGAGTTTGAGCAATGCTCCCTTGGAGTTCATTTCTGTATTGATGAACGATTTGATTATTTAATGAAGTTTATTCttcttttatcaaaaaaaaataaataaataaataaaacacatttgaGTAATCTTcaagtttattttcaaaattattgagtTAATCATAAAACTATTGAATTGTAATCTAGAGTGTACAgtgaaatttttattaattgtttttttttctataacaatcttttgttatttgattttatagtaataaaaaattagttGGAGGTAATACACCTTATGTATAAATGACAAATATTGTGATTTAAATATGTAACGTcattattgaaaataaaataagaaaaagggtTCTTGATGTagatttttcttaaaataatagttTTTGCGAAATTGGACAATCTCAAAATTTGGAGCAACTTATATACATATAGGAATAGAAGAATTCTCCTATATACAGTGTTTACTgtttagttttttgttttttttttttttttttttttttttgtaacattacaatattttataataaattgtaattaatccTATCTATTATATATGAAGAGAATGGACTCTCTCTTAGGGGTATTCATCCCATTcaatctgtatttttttttgtcaaacaacatccaatccacaTTAGGTGCGAATTATTTCAATCCGCATAAcaatttaaatccaatccaatccaatctccAACAGTGCGGATTTGATCGATTATTTTGGATCGGTTGTTTTTTTTCATGATAAATTATATAACATttcgttaatttttttttttaaaaaaaaaactattatttcttaatctccaataataatctattttcatctctatttatatacaaaaataaaaccAATACACATATATGTACTcatctttagatttacactaatatATAAATACTCATATTTAGATTTGcactaatatatatgtatccattactaaaataaataagctaatatatatttaaatttatgtgtatgtgtctatatatgtaaataagaatatttttttttttcgtgttttctattataaaacaaataaaatgtgccaactcaatatattactaaaaaattaaaaaattaaaagtttgtgtcttttttgtaatattactagaaaattaatgtttattatatattataatatatattataattttttaaaaatatatataattaagtgcgcaTTGGATTGGGTCGGTTATTTTTTgcggattttaaatttttcaatcttATCCAATCTGCATCAGTGTAGATATCTGCATTTTGCATAttgaattagattggatcgtgcggactGAATTGGATTAGATAgtttgtgaacacccctaaactactaaatatatatatatatatgggtgtgctcttaatgggtattacccataaaCGGGTATTTAATTATTGACCATTAGATTTGATCAAATGGataatatttattgttattaattatttttttaaaattaatattttttatttttacttattaCATGATGATATGTCagtcattttattttcaaaccttattctttttattttattcttattcccgaatataaaataattaaaaaaatattaatttataaatattctctctttctctctttctttctgttTCATTAGATATGAGTGATTTGTTTAAATCAAaggcttatttttttttcatgggatgACACAATTATATTGTATTCTGAGTATTTGTTTGATTTAATGGTTTGAATTTTGCAGGAGCCTAAGCTTCTCCGAGTCCATGCAGAGCAAATTCGGAGGCAAATGTAAGAGGTTCCTGCTGATAATTACCGAGCTTTTATTGCTATTGATGAGGCCTTGCTCTCGATTCAAGGAGAAATATCTTCCATTGATAAGCATCTTGAATCTATGGTATAGTAGCTTCTTTATCTCAATTTTCTTTTGTAAAGATCTCCCTTTCCTCGATCTCTCATAGGCATGGGTAAAGGTAAGTAttccttaattttattttttgatcttGCTTCTACTCTTATTCTTGCTCTTGCTTTTATTAGATTTATgtgatattttcttaatttgttAATCCTAGTTTTTGTGAATGGTTTGAACAATGTATTTGATCAAAGTTGAGCATGAGAAAGATTCTTAAACAATATTAGTTATGTTAGTTATATCCTATTAGGCTGTTAAGGTTAGTTAATTGTTTAACTAACTGGTTATTAATTAGTTGCTGATTTTCATCAGCCCTTGATGTATAAATACCTTAATTCTTCATTAATAAAATCATTCAGCTTTTTACTCTCAATAGTATTGTATCAGACATTTAAAAcctttctctcttcttcttcttcgttccAAAAACTCTGTTCCACCATTGATATTCAACATGGTTTGAACCCGTGCTACTGGTTCTCGAAGTTCAGGCCAAAATCCCATGCCTCATACTTCCTTAACAATTCCAGCTGCTCCGACGAACGATGATCCGATCATCCCTCAAGTCTTTGCCATTTCTGGAGAAAACAACAACACCCAGAATCTTGTTTAACGTCCTGCCCATGAAGATAGCTCGAGTCCCTATTACCTCAGCTCCAGAGATCACCCTAGTTTAATCTTGGTTACTCCTCTCTTATTTGACAACAATTTCCAGGCCTGCAGACGTGATTTTGAGCTCTCTGTTGGTGCAAGAAACAAGACGGTGTTCCTCAAAGGCACATTACCAGAACCTCCGATTGAAGATCCCCTTCACCACCATTGGTTCCGCTGCAATCAAATGGTGATGTCTTGGATACTTCATTCCGTTACTCCTAAAATCAAGAGCAGTATAATGTTTCTTGACACTTCAGCTGCAATGTGGACTGAACTTCATGCCTGTTTCGATCAAGGTAATGGCCCTAGAACTTTTGAACTAAGAGAAACTCTCATCACTCTTCGACAAGGTGATGACTCTGTTAGTTctaattttacaaaattaaagTGTATGTGGAATGAAATTCAGGAATTAAGACCTAGGATCCCTTGTACTTGTGCTGCCTCAATTGATAACCTAGCTTTCTTGAATCAAGAACAGGTCCTTCAATTTCTTACAGGGTTAAATGAATCCTTCTTCCCCGTTTGTGCACAAATACTCCTTATTGATCCTTTTCCTTCTTTTTCCAAAGTCTTCTCCATGGTTATCCATGAAGAACGACAAAGAAAGCTTAAAAATCCTAATTTTCCTTTTCTTGTATCTGTCCAAGAATCCACTCAAACCCCTGCAACTATTGCCCAAAACCCTTTTGCCTCAGCAGCTTCTACTAATCCTCGTCCCAACAAAAAGATGAGACCTTACTGTTCTAATTGTCACAAACCAGGACACTTATAAGAAAAATGTTTTTTTCTAATCGGGTTCCCTCCTGGTTATGGTGACAAAAAGAAACTTGAGGCACCATCTGTCCATAATGCTTAACCTTCAGCAGACCAATATGGCATTCTTGCTAATCTCACCAAGCAAGAAGAAATTCAAGCCATCATCTCTCTGCTAACTCAGAAACTGCAGCCTACAGATGCATCCAAGTCATTTGCATATGTTCCAAGCTTCAAATTTAACCTATTTAGTGTTTCTAGCTTTATCAATGATACATCTAACAGTATGCATTTTACATCTAAACTTTGTACATTACAGGATACTCAGAACAAGAAGATTGGGACAGCTAAACGCATAGGCAACCTCTATTTTTTGCTGCAATCTGTCCAATTTTCCAAATTATCATTTCCCTGTAAACAGAATATTAATACTTGTAATAGTGCCTATTCATGGCATTCTAGACTTGGACATCCTTCCTTGTCCACAACAAGATTACTGAATAAAAATTTACATTCTACTAATCAATCTTCCTTTGATTTGATACAGCTTGACATATGGGGTCCTTTCCATATTAATAGCATAGAAGGCTATAGATATTTTCTAACAATTGTGGATGACCACACCAGACATACTTGggtttatatgttaaaatccaAATCTGATGTGCAATACTTAATCCCACAATTCTATAACCTTGTCTTAACTCAATTTTCAAAACCTATCAAAGCTATAAGGTGTGATAATGCAAAAGAACTTAACATCAAGTCCTTTTATGTTCAAAAAGGTATTCAAGTATATAATTCTTGTGTTGAAAGACCTCAACAAAATAATATCAACACATATTAAATGTGGCTCGTGCCTTGGGCTTTCAATCTTTTATAGCCTTGACATATTGGCCATATCTTATCCAAACTGCTGTATACTTAATCAATCGAACACCTACCACCTTATTACAAAACTTAACACCTTATCAATTATTACATAATAAACCCCCTGCTTATGAACACTTAAGGAATTTTGGTTGTCTAGCATATGCCTCTTCTCTGCCTAGTACTAGACACAAATTCTCACCTAAGGCTCATGCATGCATTTTCATAGGCTACCCTAATGGAATGAAAGCCTACACTCTTCTCGACTTAGCAACTAACAAAATATTCCATTCTCGAGATGTTGTTTTCTATGAACAAATTTTTCCACTAAAAGGGTCCCTCAACACCCAGCAATTGGAAATTTTTTTTCCACAGCTCCTGTACCTACTTTCCCACATGCTGCTGAAACTACATCAAATCCTCCTACTGGACACAAAACAACAGCACCTATTATTTCTGCTTCTAAACCAGCAGACACACCAGCTGCAACACCATCAAACACACCAACTACTGATATCACACCAGTAATCATACCTGCTGCAGAATTCACACCAAGAAGAACATCACTGAAAATTCACCAAGCCGCCGCAAAGTCACCAAGAAGAACAACCGTTGCAACATCACCAAGAAGAAAAATAGTTGCTCAATCAACCAAACCAGACTTGTTTAATTTCCCCTAAAAATCCACCAAAGATAGGATCTGCAAACATCTAAATTCTCACAGCATCCACCACTTACCAAAGCAAGTAGAAAATCTCTTCCCCCTGCTCATCTTAAAGACTACATCTACCAGTCTTCTACTCATCATCCCTTGGTAAAATATTTGAATTAAGACAAGCTAAGTATTGCTTttcgaaattttatttttcatgcttataCCCAAAATTGAACCTACTAGTTTGAAACAAGCATCCAAATTTTCTCAATGGTTAAAAGCCATGGACAATGAATTTTTTGCACTCAAGAAAAATAACACCTGGTCTGTTGTCTCTTTACCACCAGCTTATCAACCAATTGGAAATAAATGGGtttataaaatcaaatataatgAACAAGGTGAAATTGATAGGTACAAAGCTCGGCTTGTTGCCAAAGGGTATTCTCAACTACATGGCATTGATTACAGTGATACCTTTGCCCCAGTTGCAAAATTCAACACCCTTAAGCTTTTCTTAGCCTTGGCTGCTATTAACAACTGAAcccttcaccaaatggacataGATAATACTTTTCTCCATGGAGAACTCAATGAAAAAGTTTACATGACACTCCCCAAAGGTTATGTCCATGAGGGGGAGTTACCTCCAAATCATGTTTGTCTCCTACATAAAAGcctttatggtctcaaacaggcttCTCGGCAGTGGTTTGCAAAATTAAGCACCACCTTGATTG is a window from the Cannabis sativa cultivar Pink pepper isolate KNU-18-1 chromosome 1, ASM2916894v1, whole genome shotgun sequence genome containing:
- the LOC133035170 gene encoding uncharacterized protein LOC133035170, translated to MGKGQNPMPHTSLTIPAAPTNDDPIIPQVFAISGENNNTQNLACRRDFELSVGARNKTVFLKGTLPEPPIEDPLHHHWFRCNQMVMSWILHSVTPKIKSSIMFLDTSAAMWTELHACFDQGNGPRTFELRETLITLRQGDDSVSSNFTKLKCMWNEIQELRPRIPCTCAASIDNLAFLNQEQVLQFLTGLNESFFPVCAQILLIDPFPSFSKVFSMVIHEERQRKLKNPNFPFLVSVQESTQTPATIAQNPFASAASTNPRPNKKMRPYCSNCHKPGHL